From the genome of Borrelia hispanica CRI:
GTTGTTCATTCTAAAGGAACTCAACAATTACATTTGAGATTTGTATCTAAATATTTACATGAAGCAAGTATGTTTCATGCTGTAAACCCTTATGGACTTACATTTAGTGGTATCAATCCTATTACTAATAGTGAAGAAATTACTAAGCTTAGACAAGCTAATATCAATTTCTACTCACACCTTAATGAAACTGGACTTGATGGTTTTCCAGCTTTTAAGGAGGGAATTTGTTTAGATTCTAGCCCTATCGACGAAATTTTTACTTACGACTATATCAAATATGAATTTATTGCGGAACTTATTAGAATATGGAACTTGAATAATAGACAAAATAGTAAATTATCAGCACTTCAACTATCAGGACAAAGAGATACTGCTTATAGTGCGGCTATTGCATGCAAACTGAAAGAGTTTGTTGATGCAGGTATAATTGTTTCTTATTCTAAGCTCAAAATACAAATATCGGCAAGTGCTTCACTAAAACTATTCTTATCAATAAGTATTACTTATAACTATTCTATGAAGGGCGTGGTATTGAATATCACAACACAAGATATACAAAGTTATCAAAATAGCTTAAAGGAGGTTTAATAATGGAGCAGGTTTATAATTTAACGAAAATATTTTTCTCAATCAAAGATAAGCAAATTCAAAGTGGGAAATTAGAACTTACTAGTGAACCTACAACAAGAGCTGTATCTAGTACTGAAGATATGGGACTTCCGGTAGTTAGTTTTAGAGACCCCAAAACTATTACTTTCATATTCAATGTTGAAGTAACTATTGGATCTTATGACTATAAGATACTAACAGATATGTCTCAAAATCAATTTTACAACACAGAAGAGAGTACGCACAAAAAACTGCTAAAACTTGTATTTAACGATTTTGAAAACATTCACATTGTATCTAATCATGCATTCTTTGCAGAAGAACCATCAAGAAGCTATGCTGCTGAAGCAGAAAAAGTTACGTTTGAAATTAGAGCGATTAATTGCGAAGTAAAAAAAACTCAATAAGTAAAATCAAGGAGGCTATATGATTCAACTTTACAAAATGAATATTTTGACAAAAAAGGAAACACACACATTCGATGTAAAAGTATTACCAGTTTACCAATGGGATTCTATATTAGGTTTTTCACAAAATTACGGTATTGACAAACTCAATAATATTGATTATCTGAGAACAATAACAAACATTATGATCAAACCCGACTTTTTAGACAAATTTTACTTCATTTTAGATGATAATAGAAAATATATTTCTTACTACAAGGATTATCTTGTTGCAATATTGTATTCAATTCAATTCGATACATTCACCTTAGAAGAAGACTTCAAAAAACCAAGTCTTGTTTACTTAAGTCATTATCTGAATGCTGATGGTGGATTTGTAAAATTCGACTATATTGACGATAGTTGGAATTATGAACAAATAATACAAAATATCGATTCACAAGAAAAAGAATTGTAAAGGTATACGCCTATGAGAATAAACAAAAGAAGTGATATTCTTCAAGAGATAACACATTCATATTTCAAATTCCTCGAAAACGCCAAAAAAGATAAATATCACTTCCCCGTTATGATGGGTATTTGCAGCTTTGATGAGGTAAAGACACTGAATTATAAAGATTTGATGGAGGTAAACAAAATATCAGATTTGAAACTTCAAATGAAGATATATGAAATGTCTCTATCTAGAGGAATATTATGAATAACGCTGGATTTACTATTAAGTTCAAAGGTGTACTTGATCATGCTTCAACTAAAAAGTCTTTAGAAAAAGATATATCTATTCTTGAAAAAGTTCTAAAACCCAAAAGAACAAGACTCGATAGCACTGAAAAAATATTGAAACACAATCTGAAAGAAAAAAAAGCTGAACTTGCTAAACAAAACAAATATGAAAAACTAAAATTAGCAGAAGAAAAAAGACAAGAGAAATTAAGAATAGAAAAACAAAAAAAACTAGAAGCAGCAAAAAAAAGGCTAGAAAAATTAAGATTAACAAAAGAAAAAAAACAAGAAAAATTAAGAATAGAAGAGCAAAAAAGGCTAGAAAATATAGAAAAGTTCAAACTTCAGGAAACTAAAAGACTTATGAGCCAAGGCATGAGATTCAAAAAGGCGAAAGAAGCCGCAATAAAAAGGTCGTCCATGACACAAGAAAAATTGATGGACTTAGAATATAAATCGCTAAAAAAGCAAAATGGAATTATACGTCGCACTATACGTCGCACTGGGCGCGCTGTTCTAGAAGTAGGTAAAATTGCGGTTGGAACTGCTCTTGGACAAGTATTTGGGACTACTTTTCAAGGTGGGATTGGTGATGCATTCAATTATGCTAAAAGATCTATTATCAACAACGCAAATGTAAAAAAAATGAATGTAATTACTTCAAGAGTATTCAAATCTCAAGAAAAGGCTCAACTTAATAATATTCTTCAAGAAATACCGGGATTTAATAGGGAAATTGATAGAGAAGAGTTCCTTAATTATGCTGGAATTTTGAGAAAAGATTTGGAAAGTTTAGGACAAAACAATGAGGCGAACCTAAATAAAGCAGTAGCATTCGCTGCGAGACTTAAATCCACAGGAGTTGTTAATGACAATGCTTCAGCTATTGCTGTAGTATCAGAATTCTTACAAGGAAAAGGTGGGTCTCTATATAATGTCATGGGTTCATTTAGCAAATTGACAAATAAGTACAATGAACGTGGAGAAATGGAATATGACATACTATCTTCAAATCAAGCTTTGTCTTTTAGAACAGACTCACTAAAAAAAATTATTGATGATTGGAATACACTAGAATTTCCTAAATACGCAAGTACAGAAGAAAAACTCAAAGATGATCTTATTGAAGCCGAAGATTCTTTCGCAAAAACTACATCTGAACTAGTAAAACCCCTCTTAGCGAAATTATCAAAACTAGCTACATGGCTTCAAGACTTTACTTTCAAAACTCACATACTTGATCCAATGATCAAAGGTCTCACAAGTTTTTTCGGTAATATCAGCGAATGGTTTATGAAGATGGTAAAAATGGCACTAAAACAAATACTGCCCGATTGGTTTTACAAACGGGTTTTTAGTGCAGACGATAAAACAGATAAAGACCATTCACCACTCCCAACTACTGATACTGGAACTAAATTAGAAAAAGACGCAAGTGTGAAAACACCTTAAGGAGGCATAAATATGATCACACAATTTACAACTGATTTTATTCATCAGTACAAAGATGCAAAAGGCATGAAATCAATGCTAGACTATATTAACTTAACGCCGTCTCAAATAACAACCATTTTGAAAGAAACTTTCAATCAATTATCTAGTGTGTTTATGACGTCAAATTTCTTGATTCTGTGTCCACGAATGGACTTCAAAGGCCAAGGATATGTCCCACAAGGATTTTTCATTCAAGCTAAAAGTGAACTAATCAACATGAAATATAATACTACTTGTTCAAAACGCCCTATAATTGATTATTACACTCGCAAATCTACACATGTAAGTTATAATCCTACTTTCAATGACGAGATTATTACTTTAAATAATGCTAAATTAGTTAGTGGATATTCAGAACTACTCAAATGGTCATTCAATGTGCCTTTTGGAAAATCCATATTTCCAAATACTAGCAATTTAGCAAAACAGCACTTAACAAATAGGGTAAAAGAAAGTGTGCCATTTAGTGTTTACAGCCCATCTTTTGGATTTATAGAAATAGTCGCTATTACTTCTCTTGAGCTTAAAGACACAGTATATCTTGATGAGGTTGAAATTAGTGTAACATTAGAAGTTCTCAAAACATTTACAAAATATAAAGGGTGAATTAATGGAGCCTAGACTTTTGAAATATGACTTCAAGATCG
Proteins encoded in this window:
- a CDS encoding DUF1463 family protein, yielding MEQVYNLTKIFFSIKDKQIQSGKLELTSEPTTRAVSSTEDMGLPVVSFRDPKTITFIFNVEVTIGSYDYKILTDMSQNQFYNTEESTHKKLLKLVFNDFENIHIVSNHAFFAEEPSRSYAAEAEKVTFEIRAINCEVKKTQ
- a CDS encoding DUF792 family protein is translated as MITQFTTDFIHQYKDAKGMKSMLDYINLTPSQITTILKETFNQLSSVFMTSNFLILCPRMDFKGQGYVPQGFFIQAKSELINMKYNTTCSKRPIIDYYTRKSTHVSYNPTFNDEIITLNNAKLVSGYSELLKWSFNVPFGKSIFPNTSNLAKQHLTNRVKESVPFSVYSPSFGFIEIVAITSLELKDTVYLDEVEISVTLEVLKTFTKYKG
- a CDS encoding DUF787 family protein; the encoded protein is VVHSKGTQQLHLRFVSKYLHEASMFHAVNPYGLTFSGINPITNSEEITKLRQANINFYSHLNETGLDGFPAFKEGICLDSSPIDEIFTYDYIKYEFIAELIRIWNLNNRQNSKLSALQLSGQRDTAYSAAIACKLKEFVDAGIIVSYSKLKIQISASASLKLFLSISITYNYSMKGVVLNITTQDIQSYQNSLKEV
- a CDS encoding DUF759 family protein — translated: MNNAGFTIKFKGVLDHASTKKSLEKDISILEKVLKPKRTRLDSTEKILKHNLKEKKAELAKQNKYEKLKLAEEKRQEKLRIEKQKKLEAAKKRLEKLRLTKEKKQEKLRIEEQKRLENIEKFKLQETKRLMSQGMRFKKAKEAAIKRSSMTQEKLMDLEYKSLKKQNGIIRRTIRRTGRAVLEVGKIAVGTALGQVFGTTFQGGIGDAFNYAKRSIINNANVKKMNVITSRVFKSQEKAQLNNILQEIPGFNREIDREEFLNYAGILRKDLESLGQNNEANLNKAVAFAARLKSTGVVNDNASAIAVVSEFLQGKGGSLYNVMGSFSKLTNKYNERGEMEYDILSSNQALSFRTDSLKKIIDDWNTLEFPKYASTEEKLKDDLIEAEDSFAKTTSELVKPLLAKLSKLATWLQDFTFKTHILDPMIKGLTSFFGNISEWFMKMVKMALKQILPDWFYKRVFSADDKTDKDHSPLPTTDTGTKLEKDASVKTP
- a CDS encoding DUF1473 family protein, with protein sequence MIQLYKMNILTKKETHTFDVKVLPVYQWDSILGFSQNYGIDKLNNIDYLRTITNIMIKPDFLDKFYFILDDNRKYISYYKDYLVAILYSIQFDTFTLEEDFKKPSLVYLSHYLNADGGFVKFDYIDDSWNYEQIIQNIDSQEKEL
- a CDS encoding DUF1322 family protein; translation: MRINKRSDILQEITHSYFKFLENAKKDKYHFPVMMGICSFDEVKTLNYKDLMEVNKISDLKLQMKIYEMSLSRGIL